In Xiphias gladius isolate SHS-SW01 ecotype Sanya breed wild chromosome 5, ASM1685928v1, whole genome shotgun sequence, the following are encoded in one genomic region:
- the cpa6 gene encoding carboxypeptidase A6 isoform X2 has translation MRSNSREGSRGRLFCCWLMGQVGVDFWQPNSVSLICHNATVDVHVKCNNTRGLHARLKQKHIDYRVFISNLQKEIEKQTGYRSSRRRRSESQYDYEVYHSLEEIQSWMFEMNRTHPDLVDMFSIGKSYEGRPLYVLQLGKRSRSQKKAVWIDCGVHAREWIGPAFCQWFVKEAINSYQYDSVMRRLLNQLNFYIMPVFNVDGYNFSWTTDRFWRKTRSKNHKFHCRGVDANRNWKVKWCDEGASSHPCDDTYCGPFPESEPEVKAVAKFLRKHKKRVKAYISIHAYAQMLLYPYSYKYATIPNFNCVESAAHNAVTALYSAYGVKYRYGPASTTLYVSSGSSIDWAYRNGIPYAFAFELRDTGYFGFLLPESLINPTCTETMRAVKAIASRLLKKCETDGNRFSHI, from the exons GTGTTTCTCTGATCTGTCACAATGCCACTGTGGATGTTCATGTAAAATGCAACAACACACGAGGCCTACATGCTCGCTTAAAGCAGAAACATATTGATTATCG GGTGTTTATCTCCAATCTGCAGAAAGAAATTGAAAAGCAGACAGGATATCGCTCCTCTCGCAGGCGGAGGTCAGAGTCTCAGTATGACTACGAAGTTTACCACTCTTTGGAAGAG ATCCAGAGCTGGATGTTTGAAATGAACCGAACCCACCCCGACCTGGTTGACATGTTCTCCATTGGAAAGTCATACGAGGGAAGACCACTGTATGTGCTTCAG CTAGGAAAGAGAAGTCGATCCCAGAAGAAAGCTGTGTGGATCGACTGTGGCGTTCATGCTAGAGAGTGGATCGGACCTGCCTTCTGCCAGTGGTTTGTCAAAGAG GCCATCAACTCATACCAGTATGACTCTGTCATGAGACGACTGCTCAACCAGCTCAACTTTTACATCATGCCTGTCTTCAATGTGGATGGATATAATTTCAGCTGGACCACG GATCGGTTCTGGAGGAAAACACGGTCCAAAAATCACAAGTTCCATTGTCGAGGAGTGGATGCTAACAGAAACTGGAAAGTGAAATGGTGTG ATGAAGGTGCCTCCTCTCATCCCTGTGATGACACCTACTGTGGTCCCTTCCCTGAATCGGAACCCGAAGTCAAGGCCGTCGCCAAGTTCCTGCGCAAGCACAAGAAGCGTGTCAAAGCATACATATCCATCCACGCCTATGCCCAAATGCTGCTTTACCCCTATTCCTACAAGTATGCCACCATCCCCAACTTCAACTGTGTG GAGTCAGCAGCTCACAATGCAGTGACTGCCCTGTACTCTGCCTATGGAGTGAAGTACAGATATGGACCTGCCTCCACAACTCTGT ATGTTAGCTCGGGCAGCTCTATCGACTGGGCGTATAGGAATGGGATCCCTTATGCGTTTGCATTTGAGTTGAGAGACACAGGATACTTTGGCTTTCTCCTGCCTGAATCTCTGATCAACCCAACTTGCACTGAGACTATGAGGGCTGTGAAGGCCATTGCATCACGTCTGCTGAAGAAGTGTGAGACAGACGGGAACAGATTTTCACATATATGA